The Equus caballus isolate H_3958 breed thoroughbred chromosome 13, TB-T2T, whole genome shotgun sequence genome includes a window with the following:
- the LOC102148001 gene encoding uncharacterized protein isoform X1 — protein sequence MDASSSPWNPTPAPVSTPPLLLPIPAIVFIAVGIYLSLLGLVLLTRHCLLAQGCCTACSSPCRKQGVSGPQDCCWTCAEACDFPLPGPAHCLDACCLQPTEAGWAPCCPRCCPLCDCACACQLPDCQSLNCLCFEIKLR from the exons ATGGAC GCCTCCTCTAGCCCCTGGAATCCAACCCCGGCTCCTGTCAGCACTCCTCCCCTGCTGCTCCCCATCCCTGCCATCGTCTTCATCGCTGTGGGCATCTATTTGTCGCTGCTGGGCCTAGTGCTGCTGACTAGGCACTGCCTGCTG GCCCAGGGCTGCTGCACAGCCTGCAGCTCCCCCTGCAGGAAGCAAGGTGTCTCTGGGCCCCAAGACTGTTGCTGGACCTGTGCAGAAGCCTGTgacttccctctgcctggcccagcccactgcctggatgcctgctgcctccagcccacgGAAGCT ggTTGGGCCCCTTGCTGCCCTCGCTGCTGTCCACTCTGCGACTGTGCCTGTGCGTGCCAACTTCCTGACTGCCAGAGCCTCAACTGTCTCTGCTTTGAGATCAAGCTCCGATGA
- the LOC102148001 gene encoding male-specific sperm protein Mst84Db isoform X2, whose amino-acid sequence MDAQGCCTACSSPCRKQGVSGPQDCCWTCAEACDFPLPGPAHCLDACCLQPTEAGWAPCCPRCCPLCDCACACQLPDCQSLNCLCFEIKLR is encoded by the exons ATGGAC GCCCAGGGCTGCTGCACAGCCTGCAGCTCCCCCTGCAGGAAGCAAGGTGTCTCTGGGCCCCAAGACTGTTGCTGGACCTGTGCAGAAGCCTGTgacttccctctgcctggcccagcccactgcctggatgcctgctgcctccagcccacgGAAGCT ggTTGGGCCCCTTGCTGCCCTCGCTGCTGTCCACTCTGCGACTGTGCCTGTGCGTGCCAACTTCCTGACTGCCAGAGCCTCAACTGTCTCTGCTTTGAGATCAAGCTCCGATGA